In Acipenser ruthenus chromosome 58, fAciRut3.2 maternal haplotype, whole genome shotgun sequence, a genomic segment contains:
- the LOC117407633 gene encoding zinc finger protein 436-like isoform X7: MTLVSLGRREESEMASSHITVETPELEPVLIKEESPVLESVHVKEESPELESVHIKQESPELESVHIKDSVILNRQQQTGTGETPYNCHECGADFRHHSTMKHHLRVLKVQLGYPCERQDSEMEPVHIKEELPELDPVHVKEELPELEPVHITEETPALEPVQINEESPEVESAEREHLSDEGEHDSTPSPRCKNSSSGKPQSRKHSETTPQEEHFKTLRVQIPSVQDRQPLTVESTETAHSVCVNNSETRGNLKTLPCSTENGKSSWQLGSPKTHKGNHTGATPFPCADCGKSFSRLSSLKRHQRSHTGEKPHHCNECEKRFSRLDYLKHHQQIHTGEKPHHCNDCGMRFTYLAHLKKHQHIHTGEKPHHCNDCGMCFIYLSYLQKHRNIHTGEKPHACNECGRSFNRIESVKRHQHSHTGEKPHHCNECEKSFSQLQHLKNHIRIHTGEKPYRCKYCGKCFTELGHLKRHKQIHTGDKPHHCNDCGKRFSELGQLKRHERVHTGDKPHHCNDCGKSFIELGQLKRHERFHTGEKPHQCNDCGKRFTESGYLKRHQQIHREKPHHCNECGRSFTRADSLKRHQRIHTGKKPGFSWWGNFKNQEILTRQKPCH; the protein is encoded by the exons ATGACACTGGTAAGTCTTGGTAGAAGAGAAGAATCAGAAATGGCATCTTCTCACATTACAGTGGAGACCCCAGAACTGGAACCTGTCctcattaaagaggagagtcctgtgctagaatcagtccatgttaaagaggagagtcctgaactagaatcagtccatattaaacaggagagcccggaactagaatcagtccatattaaagattCAGTAATCCTGAACAGACAGCAGCAAACAGGCACTGGAGAGACTCCATATAACTGTCATGAATGCGGGGCAGATTTCAGACACCACAGCACCATGAAACACCACCTGCGAGTTCTGAAGGTACAGCTGGGTTATCCTTGTGAAAGGCAGGATTCAGagatggagcctgtccacattaaagaggagcttCCTGAACTAGACCCTGTCCATGTGAAAGAGGAGCTTCCTGAGCTGGAACCTGTCCACATTACAGAGGAGACCCCGGCACTTGAACCTGTCCAGATTAACGAGGAAAGTCCCGAGGTAGAATCAGCAGAACGTGAACACCTTTCAG atgaaggagaacacgactccactccatcaccccgctgcaaaaactcttctagtgGCAAACCACAGAGCAGGAAACACAGCGAGACGACACCACaagaagaacattttaaaacattgagaGTTCAAATTCCCTCTGTACAAGACAGACAaccacttactgtggagagtacagagactGCACATTCTGTGTGTGTGAACAACTCTGAAACCCGGGGCAACTTGAAGACATTGCCTTGTTCTACTGAAAATGGGAAGAGTTCCTGGCAATTAGGCTCTCCtaaaactcacaagggaaatcacACGGGAGCGACTccatttccctgtgctgattgtgggaagagtttcagtcgtttATCATCCCTTAAAAGACACCAAcgcagtcacacaggagagaaaccgcaccactgtaatgaatgtgagaAGAGGTTCTCTCGATTAGACTATCTTAAACATCACCAAcaaattcacacgggagagaaaccacatcactgtaatgactgtggAATGCGTTTCACTTATTTAGCACATCTTAAAAAACACCAacacattcacacaggagagaaaccacaccactgtaatgaTTGTGGAATGTGCTTCATTTATTTATCATATCTTCAAAAACACCGaaacattcacacaggagagaaaccacacgcctgtaatgaatgtgggaggagtttcaatCGAATAGAGAGTGTTAAAAGGCACCAGCActctcacacaggagagaaaccacaccactgtaatgaatgtgaaaAGAGCTTCTCTCAGTTGCAACATCTTAAAAATCACAtccgaattcacacaggagagaaaccataccgCTGTAAATATTGTGGCAAGTGCTTTACTGAATTAGGACAtcttaaaagacacaaacaaattcacacaggagataaaccacaccactgtaatgaTTGTGGGAAACGCTTTAGTGAATTAGGACAACTTAAAAGGCATGaacgagttcacacaggagataaaccacaccactgtaatgaTTGCGGGAAGAGCTTTATTGAATTAGGACAACTTAAAAGACACGAACGAtttcacacaggcgagaaaccaCACCAGTGTAATGATTGTGGGAAGCGCTTCACTGAATCAGGATATCTTAAAAGACACCAACAAATTCACAgagagaaaccacaccactgtaatgaatgtgggagAAGTTTCACTCGAGCAGACagccttaaaagacaccagcgaattcacacaggaaagaaaccagGTTTCAGCTGGTGGGGAAACTTTAAAAACCAGGAAATTCTCACAAGACAAAAACCCTGTCACTAA
- the LOC117407633 gene encoding zinc finger protein 436-like isoform X6, producing MTLVSLGRREESEMASSHITVETPELEPVLIKEESPVLESVHVKEESPELESVHIKQESPELESVHIKDSVILNRQQQTGTGETPYNCHECGADFRHHSTMKHHLRVLKVQLGYPCERQDSEMEPVHIKEELPELDPVHVKEELPELEPVHITEETPALEPVQINEESPEVESAEREHLSASIVDEGEHDSTPSPRCKNSSSGKPQSRKHSETTPQEEHFKTLRVQIPSVQDRQPLTVESTETAHSVCVNNSETRGNLKTLPCSTENGKSSWQLGSPKTHKGNHTGATPFPCADCGKSFSRLSSLKRHQRSHTGEKPHHCNECEKRFSRLDYLKHHQQIHTGEKPHHCNDCGMRFTYLAHLKKHQHIHTGEKPHHCNDCGMCFIYLSYLQKHRNIHTGEKPHACNECGRSFNRIESVKRHQHSHTGEKPHHCNECEKSFSQLQHLKNHIRIHTGEKPYRCKYCGKCFTELGHLKRHKQIHTGDKPHHCNDCGKRFSELGQLKRHERVHTGDKPHHCNDCGKSFIELGQLKRHERFHTGEKPHQCNDCGKRFTESGYLKRHQQIHREKPHHCNECGRSFTRADSLKRHQRIHTGKKPGFSWWGNFKNQEILTRQKPCH from the exons ATGACACTGGTAAGTCTTGGTAGAAGAGAAGAATCAGAAATGGCATCTTCTCACATTACAGTGGAGACCCCAGAACTGGAACCTGTCctcattaaagaggagagtcctgtgctagaatcagtccatgttaaagaggagagtcctgaactagaatcagtccatattaaacaggagagcccggaactagaatcagtccatattaaagattCAGTAATCCTGAACAGACAGCAGCAAACAGGCACTGGAGAGACTCCATATAACTGTCATGAATGCGGGGCAGATTTCAGACACCACAGCACCATGAAACACCACCTGCGAGTTCTGAAGGTACAGCTGGGTTATCCTTGTGAAAGGCAGGATTCAGagatggagcctgtccacattaaagaggagcttCCTGAACTAGACCCTGTCCATGTGAAAGAGGAGCTTCCTGAGCTGGAACCTGTCCACATTACAGAGGAGACCCCGGCACTTGAACCTGTCCAGATTAACGAGGAAAGTCCCGAGGTAGAATCAGCAGAACGTGAACACCTTTCAG CTTCTatagtagatgaaggagaacacgactccactccatcaccccgctgcaaaaactcttctagtgGCAAACCACAGAGCAGGAAACACAGCGAGACGACACCACaagaagaacattttaaaacattgagaGTTCAAATTCCCTCTGTACAAGACAGACAaccacttactgtggagagtacagagactGCACATTCTGTGTGTGTGAACAACTCTGAAACCCGGGGCAACTTGAAGACATTGCCTTGTTCTACTGAAAATGGGAAGAGTTCCTGGCAATTAGGCTCTCCtaaaactcacaagggaaatcacACGGGAGCGACTccatttccctgtgctgattgtgggaagagtttcagtcgtttATCATCCCTTAAAAGACACCAAcgcagtcacacaggagagaaaccgcaccactgtaatgaatgtgagaAGAGGTTCTCTCGATTAGACTATCTTAAACATCACCAAcaaattcacacgggagagaaaccacatcactgtaatgactgtggAATGCGTTTCACTTATTTAGCACATCTTAAAAAACACCAacacattcacacaggagagaaaccacaccactgtaatgaTTGTGGAATGTGCTTCATTTATTTATCATATCTTCAAAAACACCGaaacattcacacaggagagaaaccacacgcctgtaatgaatgtgggaggagtttcaatCGAATAGAGAGTGTTAAAAGGCACCAGCActctcacacaggagagaaaccacaccactgtaatgaatgtgaaaAGAGCTTCTCTCAGTTGCAACATCTTAAAAATCACAtccgaattcacacaggagagaaaccataccgCTGTAAATATTGTGGCAAGTGCTTTACTGAATTAGGACAtcttaaaagacacaaacaaattcacacaggagataaaccacaccactgtaatgaTTGTGGGAAACGCTTTAGTGAATTAGGACAACTTAAAAGGCATGaacgagttcacacaggagataaaccacaccactgtaatgaTTGCGGGAAGAGCTTTATTGAATTAGGACAACTTAAAAGACACGAACGAtttcacacaggcgagaaaccaCACCAGTGTAATGATTGTGGGAAGCGCTTCACTGAATCAGGATATCTTAAAAGACACCAACAAATTCACAgagagaaaccacaccactgtaatgaatgtgggagAAGTTTCACTCGAGCAGACagccttaaaagacaccagcgaattcacacaggaaagaaaccagGTTTCAGCTGGTGGGGAAACTTTAAAAACCAGGAAATTCTCACAAGACAAAAACCCTGTCACTAA